The Tenebrio molitor chromosome 3, icTenMoli1.1, whole genome shotgun sequence genome contains a region encoding:
- the LOC138127317 gene encoding homeobox protein Nkx-2.5-like, with amino-acid sequence MLEYQIDSYPTCDTTTSLSTPFSVKDILNMDPDYNYYVKREYSAHYDLGPQFWEGPPAEPAYNYYPEAEECAPRPQFDHFDYYVPQAKEKEYTARSDVPIEVHPQVTSSKTELRKSGRQRSKRKPRVLFSQAQVYELERRFKQQKYLSAPEREQMAQGLKLTPTQVKIWFQNRRYKSKRQTVGQKEEKGQVGPNVTANPMGFCTTPYVFQTNAYHPQEFACDGVKYGDINFV; translated from the coding sequence ATGCTCGAATACCAGATCGACAGCTACCCCACGTGCGACACCACCACCAGCCTCAGCACCCCCTTCTCGGTCAAGGACATCCTCAACATGGACCCCGACTACAACTACTACGTGAAGCGCGAGTACTCGGCGCACTACGACCTGGGGCCCCAGTTCTGGGAGGGCCCGCCGGCGGAGCCCGCGTACAACTACTACCCCGAGGCGGAGGAGTGCGCCCCCAGGCCGCAGTTCGACCACTTCGACTACTACGTCCCCCAAGCCAAAGAGAAGGAGTACACCGCGCGGAGCGACGTCCCCATCGAGGTGCACCCCCAGGTGACCAGCTCCAAGACGGAGCTGCGCAAGTCGGGGCGGCAGCGCTCCAAGAGGAAGCCGCGGGTGCTGTTCTCCCAGGCCCAGGTGTACGAGCTGGAGAGGCGGTTCAAGCAGCAGAAGTACCTGTCAGCCCCCGAGCGGGAGCAGATGGCGCAAGGGCTCAAGCTGACCCCCACGCAGGTCAAGATCTGGTTCCAGAATCGGAGGTACAAGAGCAAGCGCCAGACGGTGGGCCAGAAGGAGGAGAAGGGCCAAGTGGGGCCCAACGTCACCGCCAACCCCATGGGATTCTGCACGACGCCCTACGTCTTCCAGACCAACGCGTACCACCCCCAGGAGTTCGCCTGCGACGGGGTCAAGTACGGAGATATCAACTTCGTGTAG